The Haloplanus salinarum genome includes a region encoding these proteins:
- a CDS encoding universal stress protein has product MRIVFATDLSDANEAAIQSRTCLDCLENIGVTEVHLVTVVPDNVSTGLPGMDVASNRHDALRTQREVFESAGFTVETHVARGTPHRRINGFAERLDADMIVIGSRGQSPLEARLIGSTARNVARTAVRPLLIERIAAEDSTHSVVKEHLFQDVLFATDFSGNAGRAFGFIPRLHGATQRVTLLHVRSREQRAAEESEATARDRLADLADELKTTRGIDVSTAVRSGGVVDEILTMEAEVGATVTVLGSRGQSRLRRLLLGSTSESVVARGRNNVLLVPPESSTPR; this is encoded by the coding sequence ATGCGCATCGTGTTTGCCACGGACCTCTCGGACGCGAACGAAGCCGCCATCCAATCACGAACGTGTCTCGACTGTCTGGAGAACATCGGCGTCACGGAGGTTCATCTCGTGACCGTCGTCCCGGACAACGTCTCCACCGGTTTGCCCGGAATGGACGTCGCCTCGAACCGGCACGATGCCCTCCGGACGCAACGCGAGGTGTTCGAATCCGCGGGCTTCACCGTCGAGACACACGTCGCCCGCGGGACGCCACACCGACGCATCAACGGGTTCGCCGAGCGACTCGACGCAGACATGATCGTCATCGGTTCTCGCGGCCAGAGCCCCCTCGAAGCCCGGCTGATCGGGAGCACGGCACGCAACGTCGCCCGGACCGCCGTGCGACCGCTACTGATCGAACGCATCGCGGCGGAGGACTCCACGCACTCGGTGGTGAAAGAGCACCTGTTTCAGGACGTTCTCTTCGCGACGGACTTCTCGGGGAACGCTGGACGGGCCTTCGGCTTCATCCCGCGACTGCACGGTGCGACGCAGCGTGTGACTCTTTTGCACGTCCGGAGCCGCGAACAACGGGCGGCCGAGGAATCCGAAGCCACGGCCCGCGACCGGTTGGCCGATCTCGCCGACGAACTCAAGACGACCAGGGGCATCGACGTCTCGACGGCCGTCCGGAGCGGCGGGGTCGTCGACGAAATTCTCACCATGGAGGCGGAAGTTGGGGCAACGGTGACGGTACTCGGGTCGCGAGGCCAGAGCCGACTCCGTCGACTCCTCCTCGGGAGCACGTCCGAATCGGTCGTCGCCCGCGGACGCAACAACGTCTTGCTGGTTCCGCCCGAGTCGTCGACACCGCGCTGA
- a CDS encoding cytochrome ubiquinol oxidase subunit I, with the protein MVDPVIASRVQFALTTIVHIIFPVMSMGLAPFLVYFTWKEVRGGEAVYEQLRRFWTKIFAVSFVVGTVTGIVLEFEFGTNFAAFSTFAGELFGGPLATEGMMAFMLEATFLGIFVFGRERVSDRLYFVSSLAVAAGTWLSAVWILIANSWMQLPRGYELVERGGQTVVHLTDPLAAYLNPRFMFMYVHMQNAAVESVALFMAGVAAYHIFKHYVWGYSVQEVDFWEKTLKIAIVALLITAPLQVLHGDMYARHVHETQPQKFAAMEAVWETDSYVPEYLIAFPTSLDDITNPRAKELFGLGIPGGASWLASGGDPQATIRGLNSFDTEAPPVAIVFWSFRAMVGLGFWFILLAFWGGYRWWRGELLEDDLLHKALMGSSLLGILAAELGWVVTEVGRQPWVVQGVLKTADGVSPGLTGTEATITLAGFVMAYASLLALYSYVVARIIRAGPPSTEELRTFVTEADEPTAGAPGDD; encoded by the coding sequence ATGGTCGATCCAGTTATCGCAAGCCGGGTACAGTTCGCCCTCACCACCATCGTCCACATCATCTTTCCCGTGATGAGCATGGGCCTCGCGCCCTTCCTCGTCTACTTCACGTGGAAAGAGGTTCGCGGTGGTGAGGCAGTCTACGAACAGCTCAGACGGTTCTGGACCAAAATATTCGCCGTCAGTTTCGTCGTCGGGACGGTGACGGGCATCGTCCTCGAGTTCGAGTTCGGCACCAACTTCGCCGCCTTCTCGACGTTCGCGGGAGAACTGTTCGGTGGCCCATTGGCGACCGAGGGGATGATGGCGTTCATGCTCGAAGCGACGTTTCTCGGCATCTTCGTCTTCGGACGCGAACGCGTCTCCGATCGGCTGTACTTCGTCTCCAGTCTCGCTGTAGCCGCGGGCACGTGGCTCTCGGCCGTTTGGATTCTCATCGCGAACTCGTGGATGCAGCTCCCGCGCGGGTACGAACTCGTCGAGCGCGGGGGGCAGACGGTTGTCCACCTCACCGACCCGCTCGCCGCGTATCTGAACCCGCGGTTCATGTTCATGTACGTCCACATGCAGAACGCCGCAGTCGAGTCGGTCGCGCTCTTCATGGCTGGGGTCGCGGCGTACCACATCTTCAAGCACTACGTCTGGGGATATTCGGTGCAAGAGGTGGATTTCTGGGAGAAGACGCTGAAGATTGCGATCGTCGCCCTCCTCATCACCGCGCCGCTGCAGGTACTACACGGCGACATGTACGCCCGGCACGTCCACGAGACGCAACCACAGAAGTTCGCCGCGATGGAGGCCGTCTGGGAGACCGACTCGTACGTGCCGGAGTACCTCATCGCCTTCCCCACGAGCCTTGATGATATCACGAACCCTCGCGCGAAGGAACTGTTTGGCCTCGGCATCCCAGGCGGGGCATCGTGGCTCGCCAGCGGGGGTGATCCACAGGCCACTATACGCGGGTTGAACTCCTTCGACACCGAAGCGCCTCCGGTCGCCATCGTCTTCTGGTCGTTCCGGGCGATGGTCGGCCTCGGCTTCTGGTTCATCCTGCTCGCGTTCTGGGGCGGATACCGGTGGTGGCGCGGCGAACTCCTCGAGGACGACCTGCTCCACAAAGCGCTGATGGGCTCCAGTCTCCTCGGTATCCTCGCCGCCGAACTCGGCTGGGTCGTCACCGAGGTGGGACGACAGCCGTGGGTTGTCCAGGGTGTGCTGAAGACGGCCGACGGCGTCTCCCCCGGGCTGACCGGGACCGAAGCGACGATCACGCTCGCGGGGTTCGTCATGGCGTACGCGAGCCTGCTCGCACTCTACAGCTACGTCGTCGCACGGATCATCCGGGCCGGCCCACCCAGCACCGAGGAACTACGGACGTTCGTGACCGAGGCTGACGAGCCGACTGCGGGGGCGCCCGGCGATGACTGA
- the cydB gene encoding cytochrome d ubiquinol oxidase subunit II, protein MTDYGAFAAGPLFGLPLPELWFALVFAILGTFLFLDGFDFGAGALFATREDDEERETILAAIGPFWDGNEVWLVVFGGALFAAFPAVYANLFSRNYLLLFGVLAALILRGLAPEMYEQRHDTAWQRWWGRSFVTGSVLAPFLLGVFTANWLTGSGALLTPAGVAVGLALVALTVVSGAAFLRVKTTGSLREDVRQTGERALVAYLGLVVVALGLVALSTPRLAAAVTTPPVLVLVATSVGLGAGYMAALRTGRDLLALVASGLLTYGLVAVVALLLYPLVDPGSGLSISEAIIAPLALNIMSVASALLLPLVVTYFVVLYSAFSGPVQPTESY, encoded by the coding sequence ATGACTGACTACGGTGCCTTCGCCGCCGGTCCGCTGTTCGGACTTCCGCTCCCGGAGCTGTGGTTCGCGCTCGTGTTTGCTATCCTCGGGACCTTCCTCTTTCTGGACGGGTTCGACTTCGGCGCCGGCGCGCTCTTCGCCACCCGCGAGGACGACGAGGAGCGCGAGACGATCCTCGCGGCTATTGGGCCGTTCTGGGACGGCAACGAGGTGTGGCTCGTCGTCTTCGGCGGAGCACTCTTCGCCGCGTTCCCGGCAGTGTACGCCAACCTGTTCAGCCGGAACTACCTCCTGTTGTTCGGCGTGCTCGCCGCGCTCATCTTGCGAGGGCTGGCCCCCGAGATGTACGAACAGCGCCACGATACCGCGTGGCAGCGGTGGTGGGGTCGGTCGTTCGTCACCGGGAGCGTCCTCGCCCCCTTCCTTCTCGGTGTGTTCACCGCAAACTGGCTCACGGGATCCGGTGCGCTCTTGACCCCCGCGGGCGTCGCCGTCGGCTTGGCACTCGTTGCGCTCACCGTCGTCTCCGGGGCCGCCTTCCTGCGGGTAAAAACGACCGGATCGCTGCGAGAGGATGTCCGCCAAACGGGCGAGCGTGCCCTCGTCGCCTATCTCGGACTGGTTGTCGTGGCGCTTGGGTTGGTCGCCCTGTCGACGCCGCGGCTCGCGGCGGCCGTGACGACGCCGCCGGTGCTCGTGCTGGTCGCCACGTCGGTCGGCCTCGGCGCCGGCTACATGGCCGCGCTTCGGACCGGCCGTGACCTACTCGCCCTCGTCGCGAGCGGGCTGTTGACCTACGGACTCGTCGCCGTCGTCGCGCTGCTGCTCTACCCGCTCGTCGATCCCGGCTCGGGGCTGTCGATCTCCGAGGCAATCATCGCTCCCCTCGCGTTGAACATCATGTCGGTCGCCTCGGCGCTCCTGTTGCCGCTCGTCGTGACGTACTTCGTCGTCCTGTACAGCGCGTTCAGTGGGCCGGTACAGCCGACGGAGTCGTACTAA